CAATTGGATGTTTTGGAGACATTGCAAGAATTTACAGAAAACTTGATTTTGAGATCGTTGAAGAAATTCTAAACGTTTATAAAAATTCTCAAAGTGAATGGATACATTCAAAAATACTTGATTCTTTAGATGACATATTAGTATTCCTAAAAAATGATCGTTTGGAAATTTATCGAAAATGAAACGGCATGTAACAGCGGTTTCACGCAATTGCTACTTTTCTTGTAAAATGAACCACCTTTTTCCATAACTTCGTTCTGTCTCGCCGAGAATACTCAGTTCCAAAAGCCGCAACTGACGTGAAGCCGCCGGACGTTAACTGCCATATTTGTGACGAACCAACCTAAAATTACGACTCAATGAAAAACTTAATTTTTCTTTTTCTAATATTTATAAATTTTTTCTGTTCTGCACAGCAAAAAGCAATTGCTGATTACGTCAAAACCGAAAGTAACGGTGGTAAACTTGATTTTGCAAAAGTGGCTGAAGAACAGGCTCAAGGTGCATATTTTATTCGGTTTGGTAATGTCCTTTATAATAAAAAAGACTTTGCAATTCTTTTGTGGGGAACAGCGGTTAAATCTTTAGGGATAGAAAAAATAGATGAGGCAATAAGACTATGGGAAGAAATTAATAAAAGACTTTTAACAGAGGCTGAGAAAAAAGCTCTAAAAACTGGATTTGAAACAAAAATAGAGAATTAATACGGCAGTTAACAGCGGTTTCACGCAATTGCTGCTTTCCTTGTAAAATGTAACCGCTTTTTCCATAACTTCGTTCTGTCTCGCCGAGAGTACTCAGTTCCAAAAGCCGCAACTGACGTGAAGCCGCCGGACGTTACCTGCAAGTTTTAAAAAATTGTCGTAAATTTCACACTTCCAAATAGCTACTTATGAAAACTGTTTTATTTATATTGATTTCCTTTTTTATTCAAACTCAAGATATAAAGCTTGTAGGAAAATATGAAATTAAATACGAAAATGAGTTTCAATCTCAGAATGGAATTATAACATTCAAAAAAAAACACTTATACAAGAAAGTTGAATTCTGGCGCAAGCATTAAAGGAAAGATTTCTTACGAAAAGAGATCAATAAAGCTTACAGATAATGATGGCGTATTGCAAATGACAATATTAAATAGTAGTGTTAAAGATGATACTATTACTTTTGGAACTGAAAATTTAAAAAAACCTAGGGATGCGGGTAGGATAATTATACATTTAGGAAAATTGATTCCAAGAAAGTAAACCTGCAGGTAACAGCGGTTTCACGCAATTGCTCCTACCCTTGTAAAATGAACTTCTTTTTTCCATAACTTCGTTCTGTCCAGCCGAGAGTACTCAGTTCCAAATGCCGCAACTGACGTGAAGCCGCCGGACGTTATAGGCAAGCGTGTGACGAAAGTAGTCCAAATTAAATTTAATGAGCAAAATTTACATTTTTAGTGGTTTGGGCGTTGACAGAAGAGTTTTTGACAACATCGATTTTGGGGATTTGGATATTGAATTCGTAGAATGGATTGAGCCAATTAAAAATGAAAATCTTGAAAATTATGCGAAACGAATTTCTAAAAAAATAGTTTCAGCAAATCCAATTTTGGTTGGTTTGTCTTTTGGTGGAATTCTTGCTGTTGAAATCTCAAAGTTTTTAAAGCCAAGAAAAATAATCTTGATTGCTTCTGCAAAAACGAGATATGAATTGCCTAAAATTTATCGAGTTGCAGGAAAAATGAAACTCAATAAACTATTGCCAAGTTCGATGCTTAAAATGCAAAACTTTATTACAAACTGGTTTTTTGGCGTTGAAACTAAAGATGATAAATTACTCTTGAACAATGTTTTGATAGACACAAATCCAAAATTTCTCCGTTGGGCAATAAATGAAATTGTAAATTGGAAAAATGAAACTTATCCTGAAAATTACATCCATCTTCATGGAACTAAAGACCAGATAATTCCAATTGAAAACGTCAATGTCAATTTTGAAATTAAAAACGGTGGACATTTTATGACCGTTAACAAGCCAAAAGAGATCGAAACAATATTAAAGAACGCCTGCCTATAACAGCGGTTTCACGCAATTGCTACTTTCCTTGTAAAATGAACTTCTTTTTTCCATAACTTCGTTCTGTCCAGCCGAGAGTACTCAGTTCCAAATGCCGCAACTGACGTGAAGCCGCCGGACGTTAGCGGTTATTTTGCTACGAGCTTTCTAAATTCACGGAAATAAACATATCGAATTATGAATAACATTATCGAAATTTTAAAAAGCAGCCAAGCAATGTCTACATTGTTCATTAGTCTTTTTATACTTATTATTTTGAGTTCAATATTTCAGAAAAGACTAACACAAGTTGGCAAACCCTATAAAATCATTTTTAATATTTTAATTTTTGGAGCTCTTTTATTGAGCATTGCAAACGCTTTTTTAAACGAGAAATATGATAAATTAATATTCTTTTCTGTTATCGTTTTCCTTCAAATCACTTTACCTAAATTTGTCAAATGGTATGATAATAAGGTGCGAAGTTTTAATGATCGATAGTGGACAAAATTAAAACAACCGCTAACAGCGGTTTCACGCAATTGCTCCTCCTCTTGTAAAATGTAACCGCTTTTTCCATAACTTCGTTCTGTCCAGCCGAGAATACTCAGCTTCGAAAGCCGCAACTGACGTGAAGCCGCCGGACGTTATATGACAGCGGCCAAAATTGCGTTGAGAAAATCTTAATCAAATGGATAACAACCCTCATTTTATAGCAGAACTTAAATATTTGAAAACTGAAGATGGCGGTCGTAAGACTGCGGCGAAATCTGGCTATCGTCCGCAAGTTCAATTTGATTTTGAAAAGATGTCAACTTCCGGAAGTCAAAAATTTGTTGATAAAGAAATCGTATTTCCTGGTGAAAGTGTTTTGGCCGAAATCACTTTGCTTTCACCACAGTTTTTTGAATATAAACTTAAAGTTGGAATGCAATTTAATTTCCATGAAGGACCAATAATTGTAGGGTCAGGAAAAATATTGGAACTGAAAGACGAAAAACTTATTGCCGTCATATAACAGCGGTTTCACGCAATTGCTGCTTCCCTTGTAAAATGAACCGCCTTTTTCCATAATTTCGTTTTGTCCAGCCGAGAGTACTCAGTTCCGAATGCCGCAACTGACGTGAAGCCGCCGGACGTTATGTGTGATTTTTGACCTGACGAACCGACATAAAAACAACATTATGAAAAAAATTCTATTATTAGTTTGTATAGTTTTATTTTTCGGTTGCAACGAAAAAAAACATCTTGAATGTAATGTAATTGAGACTGTCAGTCCAAAATTCACTAATGGTGATATTGCTAAATTCGCAATTGCAACCCTTACAAATGAATCTGAACAAATTATGGATGTGACTAATGAAGGAGAAAAATATTTTGTTTCTTATAATCGAAAATCTGATTCTGAAAAGTTAAAATATAAGGTAAAATTTGAGTACGGTAGAATTATTTGGGGAACTATAAACGGTCGTTGGAAAAAGGGCCATTCGGATATAAGAGTTAAATATCGTAAAAATAAAAACACACTAATGATAACTTTAAATATGAGCGATGGCTCAATGGCTGTTAGAGAATTTACGAAAAAAAATTAAAACCACACATAACAGCGGTTTCACGCAATTGCTGCGCACTTTGTAAAATGTAACCGCTTTTTCCATAACTTCGTTCTGTCCAGCCGAGAGTACTCAGTTCCAAAAGCCGCAACTGACGTGAAGCCGCCGGACGTTAACTGCAAGACTTCCGCGAACGAACTCAAAAGACAACCATGAAAAATAGAATAGTGTCCCTAATTATTTGTTTTTGCATTTCAATTTCCTGTTCTACAACTAAAGCAACTCTGGTATTGTTTAAAACCGAGATTGATGATCGTGACATCCGTGGTGACGCTAAAAGTTCTTTCTTTTATGACCCAAGTTATGCTGGTGAAATTTATCGTTATGAAGTTAAATTCACCAGCGCAGAAGTTCGAGAAATAAAAAAAATATTAAATTCTCTTAAAATGCGACCTGATTTAGACGAAATAGAACTTCACGAAGGTCCAACAATGTATGCATTGATAATTAAACGTGATACGGTTTTTGGTTATGGCGGAAGTGTATACTGGGAAAAGAAAGCTATTTCTGTACCAAAAAACCCTATAGCTAAAAAAGTAATGCAATTACAATAATATAGTCCTGCAGTTAACAGCGGCTTCACGCAATTGCTTCTCACTTTGTAAAATGAACCACCTTTTTCCATAACTTCGTTCTGTCCAGCCGAGAGTACTCAGCTTCGAAAGCCGCAACTGACGTGAAGCCGCCGGACGTTACCGGCAAGCAGTGCGCGCCGGAACCAAAAGAACTTCCTTGTAAAAAATGATAAAACGAATTCTAAAATACTTAATAAACTTAGCTTGCTCGGCTTTAATGATCTGGTTTGCTTACCTGTCTTATGCGATAATTGTTCGTGTGCCAACATCCGGAGAATTAATGGACTTAATTTGGAGTCAGGTCAATCAACTTTTACCAACTTATCTGATTTCAATTGTGATAATCAGTTTGCTGAATTATTTGTTTGAGCGAAAAATTGAACAAAGAAAACAGTCTTATGAATTTCTTATTTTATTGTTGATCCAAATTGTCGTTATGGCTTTAGCAACAATTTATTACTCGATTGATTTCTATAATTTTTCAATGCATAACCAATCGTAATTAGAAATTCTGCCAGCCGGTAACAGCGGTTTCACGCAATTGCTACTCACTTTGTAAAATGAACGACCTTTTTCCATAACTTCGTTTTGTCCACGCCGAGAATACTCAGTTCCAAATGCCGCAACTGACGTGAAGCCGCCGGACGTTATGCGACATTTCACCAACAATGAACTTACCATCTCGAGAAAATATAATACAGAGAATTTTCGAAATCGAAAATTTAGATTTACAAGAAGCTAGTATCGAAGAAATTAGTGAGATGTTGAATTTATTATTTACGGGATACAAAATCAATACACCATGTTTTGAACCAGGAGTCGAACTTTTTCGCGGGATTAAGTATTCAGAAAAGCCCAAAAATATTTCTTCTCTTTCATACCCTCCAAAAAACTTCGCTAAAATAAACCGGGCAAGCAGAGAAAGTGAAAGTATTTTTTATGCGGGCACATCCAGGGAAGTGCCTTTCTTTGAATTAAATTTAAGGCCCGGCGATTTTATCGTTTTATCGCATTGGATTACAACAACAAAAATTATGTTGAATAATGTTGGCTACACCGATGAAAATTTTTTAAATCTTAATTCTAGTAGAGAAAACGAAAAATGGAATCCCAAAGCATCTGAAACAGAAGAAAATGAAATTATACAAAACTTTTTAGCTAAGACATTTAGTCAGCCTGTTAGTCAAAAAAACATTCATTTATATAAGTTGACAATTGCAATTGCTGAAAAACATTTTAAAAGTGAAATATTCGATGGTTTAGTATATCCTACAGTCGCAATGAGGGGAAATGCTGAAAATTTTGCGATTAAACCAAATTACATCGATGACGGCAATCTGCTTTTTTTAGGAGTGGAATTTATCGAAGTAACAAAACAATATGATTTTAAATATGATATAAATATTCTGGATTCAGCAAACTCAATTTCCGAACAAGGAATGATTGAATGGGGTCGATAAGAAACGTCGCATAACAGCGGTTTCACGCAATTGCTGCGACCTTTGTAAATTGAACGACCTTTTTCCATAACTTCGTTCAGTCCAGCCGAGAATACTCAGTTCCAAAAGCCGCAACTGACGTGAAGCCGCCGGACGTTATGCGAGATGCTACAGCAGCCTCAAGGATCCAGCCAATTTTAAGACATAAAATAACATGAAAAATTCCATTCTATTATTCTCTTTTTTATTTACTTGCTTGATTTGCAAAGCTTCAGACACAATAAGTGTGTGGCATGTCTATTATAATAAAATTAAAATAAAGGAATATAATCAATACAATAATAACTTGCCCCTAGTTCTTAAAAACAGTGACTATAAAGTCGGCGATTCGATTACCATTCAATATTTTTCAGATACTAGATGCGATGATTGTCTTACTGGAATTATGGTTCGATCAAAAGATAATCGTGTAACAATGGTTGGAAAAAGTAAGGGTAGAGGAAACCCAATCACTTTTCCAGTCAGTTACATCATTGATCCAAAAAGAAAAAAGAAAAATTCTGAAATATTATATTTGGACAGTAATGGTGAAAATGCGACATCTATTTTATTATTCGAAGTTGAAATGAATTAAGCACCTCGCATAACAGCGGTTTCACGCAATTGCTACTTCCCTTGTAAAATGAACGCGCTTTTTCCATAACTTCGTTTTGTCCAGCCGAGAGTACGCAGTTCCAAAAGCCGCAACTGACGTGAAGCCGCCGGACGTTAGCGGCAATAGTCCCGAGAATCGTTGAAAACAATAGAAATCATGAAAATATCAGTTCGTTTCCTTTTACTTGTATCGTTTCTGATATTTTCCAATTGTAAGGACCCAAGGAATGCAGAGAATACTAGCAGTGATGCCAAAAATGATGATATCAAATACAAAGCATTTGTTGAATATTTAAAAAGCAAGAATATTAGTATTTGTGAAATCAAAGAAATTAGATTAAAAATTAAGAAAAATGCGAAAAATCTAGCAGACAAAAGATATCCAAATTCAATTGCCCAACATGATAAGTACGTAGAGAGACTAATTGAGAGAAAAATAGACACTGTAATTAATAAATATGGTTTAAAGTCATCTGACTGGAGCAAAGCTTGGATTCTTGCTGACAAATATTGCAAATAAAACTACAGCCGCTAACAGCGGTTTCACGCAATTGCTCCTTCTCTTGTAAAATGAACGAGCTTTTTCCATAACTTCGTTTTGTCCAGCCGAGAGTACTCAGTTCCAAAAGCGGCAACTGACGTGAAGCCGCCGGACGTTGTGCGCAACTTATACCAACCGTGTCGTAAAATATACATATGAAAAATTTTTATATACTTAGCTTTTTAGTATTAATATTAGGCTTAGTTTCATGTCAAGAAAAGATAAAGAAAGCTGAATTTCGTAAAAAAGAAGTTCATTTAATTGACAATAAAATCATAAATAATTTTTTAGAATATTGTTTTAAAAATGATAGTGGAATCGTGAAAGGTTGTAAAGTTGTTTTAGATCATGATTTATCGCAAGCACCTTTAAGTGAAGAAGAGTTATTATCAGTAGATGGGTTGGATTCAATATTCACTAAAGAAGACATTGATTAT
The nucleotide sequence above comes from Flavobacterium magnum. Encoded proteins:
- a CDS encoding alpha/beta hydrolase produces the protein MSKIYIFSGLGVDRRVFDNIDFGDLDIEFVEWIEPIKNENLENYAKRISKKIVSANPILVGLSFGGILAVEISKFLKPRKIILIASAKTRYELPKIYRVAGKMKLNKLLPSSMLKMQNFITNWFFGVETKDDKLLLNNVLIDTNPKFLRWAINEIVNWKNETYPENYIHLHGTKDQIIPIENVNVNFEIKNGGHFMTVNKPKEIETILKNACL
- a CDS encoding elongation factor Tu, whose protein sequence is MDNNPHFIAELKYLKTEDGGRKTAAKSGYRPQVQFDFEKMSTSGSQKFVDKEIVFPGESVLAEITLLSPQFFEYKLKVGMQFNFHEGPIIVGSGKILELKDEKLIAVI